In Halobacteriovorax marinus SJ, the following proteins share a genomic window:
- a CDS encoding sensor histidine kinase: protein MFKEIETKKFTSLRKKLMLAILFASSFITLITTGLQYYIEYQRDITYLSQTIKHIGSSNTSSLSRSLWNLDDMQIQVQMDAILKLRDLIGVAIYDEDGQVYYQNTDHEFKTLEKFETRFKLDLNESNYTHKLGELVIWATRDHITENLISRLTTFFLAQLVKTFMVIFVMLYLFRIFITKHLDYIVRFLQFSDFNSLKIERISLAKNTKSIDELDYVADSINLMLERVERANLETNDKFLRQEKEIQLQKAASINSARLASLGEMAANIAHEINNPLTVLSFSGKKILHLLRADELDRDRIKHFASMINRTVDRMTKTITSLKRLSRDTSTDQFKDVVIYDMIERVLDLCQMSLNEKGIELSTEFIGFDFSTKIKCQEVKVSQVIINLLNNARDEVKNMEKPWIKLLVIKSDELISFSVIDCGTGIAGEVQEKMFEPFFTTKDIGEGTGLGLSISSSTAKEHKGRLFIDNNSENTKITLEFPLDL, encoded by the coding sequence ATGTTCAAAGAGATTGAAACTAAGAAATTTACCTCCCTAAGAAAGAAGTTGATGCTCGCTATTCTCTTTGCGTCTTCTTTTATAACTTTGATCACGACTGGGCTCCAGTACTATATAGAGTACCAGAGGGATATTACTTATCTATCACAGACAATTAAGCATATTGGAAGCTCCAATACTTCTTCTCTGTCTAGGTCCCTCTGGAATTTAGATGATATGCAAATTCAAGTGCAGATGGATGCTATTTTAAAACTAAGAGATTTGATTGGTGTTGCTATTTATGATGAGGATGGACAAGTATATTATCAAAATACTGATCATGAATTTAAGACATTAGAGAAGTTTGAAACAAGATTTAAGTTAGATTTGAACGAAAGTAATTATACCCACAAGCTTGGTGAGTTAGTTATTTGGGCCACTAGGGATCATATTACTGAAAATTTGATTTCAAGGCTCACTACTTTCTTCTTAGCACAATTAGTAAAAACCTTTATGGTTATTTTTGTGATGCTCTATCTGTTTAGAATCTTCATTACTAAACATCTTGATTATATTGTTCGCTTTTTACAGTTCTCAGATTTTAATTCTCTTAAAATAGAGAGAATTTCTCTGGCCAAGAATACTAAGTCTATAGATGAGCTTGATTACGTTGCTGATTCAATCAACCTTATGCTTGAGAGAGTAGAGCGAGCAAACCTAGAAACTAATGATAAATTTCTTCGTCAAGAAAAAGAGATTCAGCTCCAAAAAGCGGCCTCAATTAATTCAGCTAGGCTTGCAAGCTTAGGGGAGATGGCCGCTAATATTGCTCACGAAATTAATAATCCTCTAACTGTTCTCTCTTTTAGTGGAAAGAAAATTCTTCATTTATTAAGAGCAGATGAACTGGATAGAGACCGTATAAAGCACTTTGCAAGTATGATCAATCGAACCGTTGATAGAATGACAAAGACTATTACGTCGCTCAAAAGACTCTCTAGGGATACATCGACTGATCAATTTAAAGATGTTGTTATCTACGATATGATAGAGCGAGTTCTAGACCTTTGCCAGATGTCTCTAAATGAAAAAGGGATTGAACTTTCTACAGAATTTATAGGCTTTGATTTCTCAACTAAGATTAAGTGCCAAGAGGTGAAGGTCTCTCAAGTTATTATTAATCTATTAAATAATGCTCGAGATGAAGTAAAAAATATGGAGAAACCTTGGATAAAACTTCTCGTTATTAAAAGTGATGAGTTGATATCTTTCTCTGTTATTGACTGTGGGACAGGCATTGCTGGAGAAGTTCAGGAGAAGATGTTTGAGCCATTCTTTACCACCAAAGATATTGGGGAAGGAACCGGTCTTGGACTTAGTATCTCTTCCTCCACAGCTAAAGAGCATAAGGGAAGATTATTTATCGATAATAATAGCGAGAATACTAAGATTACCCTTGAATTTCCTCTGGACCTTTAA
- a CDS encoding flagellin N-terminal helical domain-containing protein has product MGLRIATNTTSLAAQRTLGANNTEQAKTLNKLSSGTRIVRSADDAAGLAISEKMKAQLRSTNQAERNANDGISMIQTAEGGLSEIGNILVRMRELSVQSASDTVGDSERKFTDLEYQNLKQEMERISQVTEFNGKKLLNGAGEKYDFQIGINNDEFQDRISFDTQVLNSSISNMGVEGLSVSSKEDAQSGLESLDNAIQMVSGQRAELGAKQNRLSFTINNLQISSENLSAANSRIRDTDFAAETAKNTKLNILTNAGTSVLAQSNSQGQAALKLIG; this is encoded by the coding sequence ATGGGTTTGCGTATTGCAACTAACACAACATCACTAGCTGCTCAAAGAACTTTGGGAGCAAACAACACAGAACAAGCAAAAACTTTAAACAAGTTATCTTCTGGTACTAGAATCGTAAGATCAGCAGATGATGCGGCAGGTTTAGCTATTTCTGAAAAAATGAAAGCTCAGTTAAGATCTACAAATCAAGCTGAAAGAAATGCTAACGATGGTATTTCAATGATTCAAACTGCTGAAGGTGGTTTATCAGAAATTGGAAATATCCTTGTTAGAATGAGAGAGCTTTCTGTTCAATCTGCATCAGACACAGTAGGTGATTCTGAGAGAAAGTTTACAGATTTAGAATATCAAAATTTAAAGCAAGAAATGGAGCGTATTTCTCAAGTTACAGAATTTAACGGGAAGAAGCTTCTAAACGGTGCGGGAGAGAAGTATGACTTCCAAATCGGTATTAACAATGATGAATTCCAGGATAGAATTTCATTTGATACACAAGTTCTTAACTCTTCAATTTCTAATATGGGAGTAGAGGGATTAAGCGTTTCTTCTAAAGAAGATGCTCAGTCAGGACTTGAGTCTCTTGATAATGCGATTCAGATGGTATCTGGACAAAGAGCAGAGTTAGGTGCGAAGCAAAACAGACTAAGTTTTACGATCAATAACTTACAGATCAGTAGTGAAAACTTAAGTGCAGCTAACTCTCGTATTAGAGATACAGACTTTGCGGCTGAAACAGCTAAGAATACTAAACTTAATATTCTTACTAATGCTGGTACTTCAGTTCTTGCTCAGTCTAACTCTCAAGGACAAGCAGCTCTTAAACTTATCGGTTAA